From a single Triplophysa rosa linkage group LG1, Trosa_1v2, whole genome shotgun sequence genomic region:
- the LOC130558150 gene encoding gastrula zinc finger protein XlCGF57.1-like, with the protein MHFILDLLKEEGNELNEDEEKHQCKKPQNLVILEISSSSLQKNKNFSPKRKQRTEAGKSFTCPQCEKSFKQKHCLEDHMTIHTGEQPYTCPQCEKSFRKKRHLKVHMIIHTGERPYACSQCGKSFNRKTTLDVHMRIHAEERKFTCPQCGKGFKHKSALDVHMRIHTEERPYTCPQCGKSFNCKTTLDVHLRIHAEVRRFTCPQCGKSFRKKCNLKVHMIIHTGERPYACSQCGKSFNRKTTLDVHMRIHAEERRFTCPQCGKSFKHKSALVGHIRIHTEVRPNTCSQCGKSFKLKLTLVEHMRIHTEERPYTCSQCGKSFKQKSALGMHMKIHLEEPPYSCSQCGKSFNRKTILEEHMRIHNKERSYTCSQCGKSYTSKSNLARHMKVHTAERPYVCPQCGKSFRDKSSLVKHIRIHTEERPYTCSHCGKSFKQKSALGEHVRIHSEERPYTCSQCEKSFKQKSALGEHVRIHSEERPYTCSQCEKSFKQKSVLWVHMKIHLEEHPYACS; encoded by the coding sequence atgcatttcattttagATTTGTTGAAAGAAGAAGGCAATGAACTGAATGAAGATGAGGAGAAACATCAGTGTAAGAAACCCCAGAATCTTGTTATACTAGAAATCTCTTCTAGTAGTTTGCAGAAGAACAAGAATTTCTCACCAAAAAGAAAGCAAAGGACAGAAGCAGGCAAGTCTTTCACCTGCcctcagtgtgaaaagagtttcaaacaaaaacattgtctTGAGGACCACATGacaattcacactggagaacaACCATACACCTGCcctcagtgtgaaaagagtttcagaaaaaaacGTCATCTTAAGGTGCACATGataattcacactggagagcgccctTACGCatgttctcagtgtggaaagagtttcaatcGCAAAACAACTCTTGAtgtgcacatgagaattcatgCTGAAGAGCGCAAAttcacatgtcctcagtgtggaaagggttTCAAGCACAAATCAGCGCTTGAtgtgcacatgagaattcatactgaagagcgcccatacacatgtcctcagtgtggaaagagtttcaattGCAAAACAACTCTTGATGTGCACCTGAGAATTCATGCTGAAGTGCGCCGATTCACATGTCCTcaatgtggaaagagtttcagaaaaaagTGTAATCTAAAGGTGCACATGataattcacactggagagcgccctTACGCatgttctcagtgtggaaagagtttcaatcGCAAAACAACTCTTGAtgtgcacatgagaattcatgCTGAAGAGCGCAGAttcacatgtcctcagtgtggaaagagtttcaagcACAAATCAGCGCTTGTGGGGCACATAAGAATTCACACTGAAGTGCGTCCAAACACTtgttctcagtgtggaaagagtttcaaactcAAATTGACACTTGTGgagcacatgagaattcacactgaagagcgcccatacacatgttctcagtgtggaaagagtttcaaacaaaAATCAGCTCTTGGGATGCACATGAAAATTCACTTGGAAGAGCCCCCATACTCatgttctcagtgtggaaagagtttcaatcGCAAAACAATTCTTGAGgagcacatgagaattcacaacAAAGAGCGCTCATACACatgttctcagtgtggaaagagttacaCAAGTAAATCAAATCTTGCGAGACATATGAAAGTTCACACTGCAGAGCGCCCATATGTAtgccctcagtgtggaaagagtttcagagATAAATCAAGTCTTGTGAAACATATAAGAATTCACACTGAAGAGCGCCCATACACGTGTTCTcattgtggaaagagtttcaaacaaaAATCAGCGCTTGGGGAGCATGTGAGAATTCACTCTGAAGAGCGCCCATACACatgttctcagtgtgaaaagagtttcaaacaAAAATCAGCGCTTGGGGAGCACGTGAGAATTCACTCTGAAGAGCGCCCATACACatgttctcagtgtgaaaagagtttcaaacaaaaatcagtGCTTTGGGTGCACATGAAAATTCACTTGGAAGAGCACCCATACGCATGTTCTTag